AACCACCCGCCAATAAAGATATAAAAATCCAAACTTCAACGTTTAACGCTGAGTGGGTAAAAACGATAAACAACCCGTCTCATTCGGACGTAGTCTTCAGACTGGAGGGCAAGACGTATCATGCCCATCGCTATGTACTGGCATCTGCCTCAGATCTGTTTAGACAGCTGCTCGGGGTGACTAAGAAAGTTAAGGTGAGGTTTATATATTTGTCAAAACAAATCTCGGCAAATGTTGTCAGAAtctctgtgtgcatgtacacatctaataatagtggtcacccttggatagaccaacagtggctgtattatagagggtggcctgctaatacaggtgcaaacacatgctatagagacTGTGGGGCCCTATTGTATTATGGAGGGTGACTTTGCTTATAGGGTGACCACCATGCATAATACTGTATAGACACTTGCCCGTTTTCTGCAATTACAAGCTGTCTTTGTGAATAATGTTCCAGATTGACAAGCTGTGTGATGGGTGGGACAAGGCACGACTAAAGAAGGTTACTAGGAAGACTATCAACTCAGGGCAGCTGGAGGGAATGCTCCACATTGAAGAAAGGTACATGTAAAAACAATAAATTCGTAATTTGTAAATTCATGTTTTTCCTAATTTATAAGAAATACACTTTAAGTTTCTAGGCTACACTTTTGTTGAAGGTGTTAATTCTTCATTTCTGTTGCTATAGACCTGACTCGGACGGTAAACAGGTGACAgagatgacctttgacccctccGTGGTGACAGAGCTGGCGCTATCTCGTGCCCTAACGTTCCTCTACACTGGAGTGGTGGAACTAGACAAAGAGAGCGAAGGTTTCGGCGAAACAATCAAGATTTCTCAGCTGCTGAATTTGCCCGAGTTGGAGCTCATGTGTGAGAATGCTCGTAAAGGGGAGGAGTCTCTGAATAAGAAAATTGCAACGTGGGTGAACAATCGAAATTCCCACGTCGAAAAACACTTATTTTTCAACAAGGTACgctatgtttgtgtgtgtgtgtggtttgtgcTGGTTATCTGAGGTTGCTTgtacacatataattatatcacgtTGTACAAGCTAGGTGTAATAAAACTtatacagtcccttccgtgtTATACACCTGCACGTAGCCTCGATGCATGATTAGTAGAGATCTGTTATAATCTTAAATTCATTCAGAGCtagtagtgtacagtgtatagtgtagacatgcacacacaccacacacccacccacacacacacccacccacacccacacagagaTTGTTCTCTGACGTGTGTTTCctggtggagggtgtggttgTCCCCGCCCATCGACTAGTACTGACCACACGATGTGAGGTCATGTCGATCATGTTGTCTGGAGCCTTCCAAGAGAGCACAGCTAACAAGGTAGGTCGTCATAGCGACAGACGGTTAATCACAAAATAATGACCTCACTTTTTCTTAAAATAGTTTATTTCATCTCCCAGATACAATCACtttatgaaagcaccgcaggccTAGGTGCTGTGCCTCAGTGAATtaatgtgtcaaagctacataacaaaaggctactagctattgctaatacacacatgatatCATAATTTATGAACATTTTGCAATAATATACCTGGTGGTCTTACTATGTATACGCGGattcgatataattatttgaccaCATCCTAGGTAATATCACTTATTTTCAAGCTTTCAAGTCACATGCATATGCGTACAAATGATTAACCTTATCTTAATTTCTATCTTCAAATAGCCATCATTATGTAGTAACCCTCCTCCTCCACAGATATCCATCCCTGATATCTCATTGGACCCGTTTCTGATTTTCCTAGAGTACCTGTACACTGACGACATCCCCTATATGAAAAACTACATAGGAATATTGGAGCTGGCCAACAGGTGAAGTGAACTGCATTTTGAGTGGAGTTTCCACCCAGTACTTATGATTATTATGGATGGTCTacttttcataattatagtcactcaCTGTACAGACTGTCATAATACTACATCGGCCAAAGCTAGGAAAACATGTCTGATTGATTAATTTGAGTTTATACTCAATAACTGTCAATTAAATTTCTATAGACATCCGACATCCAACCCTCAAATAAATTAAATAGATTTGCAAACTTGATTCTCCCATGACATGCCTTGTTGActcctcccctctccctcactgGCTCACAACAGGTACCTGATGAGTCGGCTCGTATCACTCTGTGAATACCGCATCTCCTGGGACGTTGAGAGGGCCACTAAAAATTCTATTTCAAAGGCAGACGTCGACATCATTATAGGTGAGGTCGTGTGTTCATTCTGATAGGATACCCAGAATTGTGGTTGTTTTTATCTTTTATACCTGACATGAAGCTataggcctaagaggtggttagtagctacttagaatgttttgcgagcatcaaacatttgcaaactttgcgatggttgatcaattcgcaacaataaaatccgcaaaaccaaaaattattactagcctTTTTACACAACAATCAACAATTTagtagtggcagattttgacgCCAACTCctccttacacacacacccaacgcccactcccccacacaccccacacacacaggactccTGCTCTCCTCACAGCTGCACAACGCGTCTCAGCTCAGCACTTTGTGCCTCCACGTCATTTCAAGCAATTACGGTGATTTTGAGAGAAGCGAACAATTCCTGCAATTGGACCAAGACAACCTCTCTTATGTGGAGGAGCATCGATGGCCACCACTGTGTTACAAGACCATTATGAACGAGTATAGAGCCAAGTACCGCGATACTGAGACTGAGGGGGAGGAGTCAGGTAGGTGTGGTTTCTAGCCTTACATTACATATTGTACTCTATATTGCTTGGTCTTTAGAGTGTATTGACTAATTGTGGTGTGTCCCtattctttcagctgccataacttgaattccgtgcaatccaatgtcaaatttttatgattttctgaaagcttagaattcaaatggtgtcatcaaaaatcatatttgagagataaaagtatttgccgaTGTAGCgataccatggtccaaggccgaaaaacgACAAATTAGGACCCCGACAAAATGTTGGATCGAAACAAGTCATttaaaaggtctctttctaagctttcagaaaattgtaaaatttttgacattggatcaacggtactaaagttaaagctgttgaaagatgttcaactacaccccccccccctccatcAATGGTTCGGCgattctttcagctgccataacttgaattccgtgaaTCTATTGTCaaattttttatgattttctgaaagcttagaaaaaaagaattcaaatggtgtcatcaaaaataAGTATTTGCCGATTTGgtgataccatggataataatagcccatggtccaaggccgaaaatgacaaattagggccccgatAAAATTTTGGATCGAAACAcgtcatttgaaaggtctttttctaagctttcagaaaatcgtaaaatttttgacatcgGATCAATGGTactggctgttgaaagatgttcaactataCTGTGTTAATATTTATAGCATACATGTGTTAATTgaaccacctctttattacagccactgttggtctacctGTAAGGGCAGGTTTCactgcactataataattattataccatgcaTTATAACTTCCCTGCACTATACAGGTGACCCCTCCACCACTACAGATGACCCCCCCAGGACATCGGACAATGGAGCAGCTGTCCAGAGCCACAAGAGACGAGGACTCTCCCGACTGTTTAAGCAGATCAAATAGACTGAAACGGTCGCTCCGCATATTTGTGCATGTTAGCATACACTCTAATTTGTGTTAatttcataattaatttttttttatatcaCTCCTTTTTGATATCAAATTTTTCTTGCATTGAGGTAATTAGCATCACTATAGACTAATTATTCCGTATATGGCGtgacattttcgaggcacttaaattttgtggaatggcctATAAAAGCATATTTCGTTGAGTGGATTGACTGCTCACCGGAAACATTCTCAGGCCATGCCttaatctttgcacattaTGGAATTAATTTTCGCGTAGCTTTAGGATAtacgaaaacagcgaaaattagcCCCTCGCGCTATATGAACGGTAGTACACAGTCCTCTTTAAGGTTAAACCTGCAGGTTAGAA
The Halichondria panicea chromosome 14, odHalPani1.1, whole genome shotgun sequence DNA segment above includes these coding regions:
- the LOC135347858 gene encoding rho-related protein racA-like, which gives rise to MERSLALNIGLLGDSGVGRTVFLCRWEGDYFNWTGHVPRYDYQGNRTHEINGKQVNVCLLEGDLQFYLPMSSVLLVSFCVKSPISFANIKEKWIPEVRHRCPNTPVLLVGLQCDLFNSERHVFTPEIEINGDYPVPREDALQLAKDIGAVGYYETSAFTGAGVMEAMDVCVRVGLTRAGISLTCKEERRRRFVLPWKRRSQSSDQSSDQSSDQLFYTNANGPLIPPPPKPPANKDIKIQTSTFNAEWVKTINNPSHSDVVFRLEGKTYHAHRYVLASASDLFRQLLGVTKKVKIDKLCDGWDKARLKKVTRKTINSGQLEGMLHIEERPDSDGKQVTEMTFDPSVVTELALSRALTFLYTGVVELDKESEGFGETIKISQLLNLPELELMCENARKGEESLNKKIATWVNNRNSHVEKHLFFNKRLFSDVCFLVEGVVVPAHRLVLTTRCEVMSIMLSGAFQESTANKISIPDISLDPFLIFLEYLYTDDIPYMKNYIGILELANRYLMSRLVSLCEYRISWDVERATKNSISKADVDIIIGLLLSSQLHNASQLSTLCLHVISSNYGDFERSEQFLQLDQDNLSYVEEHRWPPLCYKTIMNEYRAKYRDTETEGEESGDPSTTTDDPPRTSDNGAAVQSHKRRGLSRLFKQIK